TGTTACAGAGATTAATTCTGAGGCCCGAACAATGTGTTTGAAGAGAGTTATGAGCGAATGGAATCCAATGGGGATTGACTGTTATAGCCAATCGTTCCCCAGCTACTACGGAGCCGACTATGTTCTTCCGTGATAGCTACGTTTCTTAGGTAACTATGATTCagaatatttgtatattttcaGCCAGTATGAGATAGACCTGCAGATAACACGAATGAATCTCATCCTTACTATGAGAATTTGAATTACGAATATTCgaagtttattgaataactTGAAGTTCACTGAGCCTTTTATGAGAGGAAGTGATTGAAACTCATAGAATAAttcagaaaaattatattttttgtattcatGGAAGTATTTCTCAACCAGGCTTGATAAACTCAGATAAGGGATCATTGTGAGGAAAATGTTGATCTCAGTTTGCAACATTCTTGTTGAACAAAATAGTTAGAATGTATTGAAATGTGGGAACTGTTCCTTATCTTTAAATCCAATCTTATATCCCCTTTTCCCCTAATGAAAGACCCTCTCAGTGAATACATCGACCCTTGCAATGAGAAAATCCATTTCCAAATGTTCCCAATTGCAACGGAAGTATTAAGCAGCTATCAGCAATCTTATCTTAGTGCCACATCTAGTTCATGTACAGAACTTCCATTAGCCCTTCTAACAGTGAAAAGATGAAGCTGCAAGACTCCCCTTAGTATTTCTGCCCTGTTAATTATCTTGATTCATTTCAGTGGATTTGAGACAAAGGTTGTTGTCCTCACGCCTTGTTCCCTCAGGATTAAGCTAGTGGTTCCGATAGAATGATGAACTGAGCTGTCCTATTGTTAGTTGAAACAGATGATCATTCACTGCATGCGACAGAATGCCATTAGTCCAGCACAATCGGCGCTTGTAGGTCGTACATAAGCTACATCACCAATCAATAAGCTATTTCGTATCTAATAGAGAAGTGACCGATGAATTAATCCCTATCAATTATTGTTGACAAGCATAATACAGGTATGATACATGTCAGTACTCCCCAGCTGTCTCAGTAATATTGGCATATACATCGTGAGGCGGCCGAATATCATTTTGGTGGTTGGACCATTGATCTTGAGGCAATCACACACCAACGTAGCGCAgcttgaaatatgaaatatttatgaaataaataattttgaagaataattatagGAAGAATTTTTAAAACCTAgccaacatcatcatcatcatcatcatcatcatcgtcattcaaggattaggctctgttggcctgttccggcatccatttcttcatcggTCGTCCGACGCCTCTTCTCCCATCGGGTTTGTCGTGCCAAGCTTGAATTGGAAGTCTATTTGCTGGCATACGAAGTAGATGGCTGGACCAGTCTTCTctacttttcttcaatatttgcaataaagacTCTACATTCAGTTCGGCTCTTATTACTTCGTTTCTTATGTAGTCCAACTTAGTGTAACCTTCGACTGCTCGAAGGAACCTCATTTCGGCTGCTTGGATACGTGACTCAGTTTTTTTCATTGACACCCAGGCTTCGCTTCCATAAGCTATTATTGGTACAGCCATTAGTCTGTAGAACTTCATCTGAGTGGCTTGTCTTGTTTTTTTCCCTATTGTTCTACATATTGCACCACACACAGCACTGAATTTTACCTATTTCTCACTTACATCATCTTCTATATCAAATGAGATACGGCATCCcaagtaattgaagcatttaactTGTTCCAAGAAACatatctcttaattataaaatcAATCTGTCCATCTCATACCAATTAAGCGTAGATTCAACATTGGGAGATGGCTGAGTCTATTGACGTATGGCTACGTCTTCCGAAGACGTATTTCTAAAGgagcgtacagactttcgctctgctccgcaaccgaacgtcactccagcagagcgattgatgatcgaccggggagcaacagtggttcgaccggggaacgcgagaagatctaacatcttccgtaacgttcatgatgggtgcgtgggcggcgcgactgtggttcgatggaggaacgagggcggtacgagggaggagcgtgctcggtgcgggttagaagagcgtatatgtgtacgcagctttatactctgtacaaagTTACTTCTGTCTTGGgttggacatgcgcagcagagaaggtaCACAGCGGCAAGGATACAACGGCAGGCAGCTATGTTgccgttctgaaccggccagcgctctctaatttctagtgCTCGAGTATTCAAGCACTCATTAAACTCAcaaagtttcctctctgcaagcaccaactcgactgactctaatgaacaaattggcaactgcgcttctacctatgactccaTCCATCattgtaattggctgatctccctctaTTTCTCTGTgccgcaaattcctccaagtcaaaagtaattttgtacgtaGTATAGCTACGCTATGTTCGTGATGACTGGAACACTGACACAGAACAGATATGACTCTAAATGTATAATAGAAAGCAATGGGACTGTCTTTGGTAGaatacattattgaaaatagatATCATACTATAAGTAAATAGTTTTatctcatttttactttccttgccctattaccataggtaaggaaagtattgctttccaaaaaatttaaggtaccctaatttaatgttttctatacgttttaaggtcccctgagtccaaaaacatgatttttgggtgttggtctgtgtgtgtgtgtgggtgtgtgtgtgtctgtgaacacgataactccattcctaattaaccgattgacttgaaattttaaacttaaggtccttataccatgaggatccgacaataagaaattcaataaaatccaattcaaaatggcggaaaaaatggcggataatggctaaaaaaccatgttttttacggtttTGCGGCCCTAACGATTTTcctcaaatttataccctagatagctatttataagccctatcaactgacatgagtttcatttctgcgaaaattgcaggagctccgtgatattcatgagaagaatgaattttcttaaatttctatcacgattttctcaaaaaaggacttgaccgatttttttcaaactcataccctgtatagttatatatcagctctattaactggcatgagtctcctccctgataAATCAAcaggggtccacccaatccttgagaaatttactttgtaacctccttctcgtgcgtgaggtaggtaggtagagcagtttattcaaaagaaaacatgtcgatattttatttgtagaacagctgttttgaaaacttttaaaaaatcctcaaatttcataattcaaacaaaggaaaatgtactctgaacacaataacaatagtataatcgtggtttaaattatttagccgccaatcggaataatgttattcccctaaattatcctcgttaataaggcttatagatcaatgagcaaggaaagttgtgtgagtgtaccacaccagattttttattgtatgattGGCTGGACTATCATCAATTTAGAATGGTACAGTATTGATTATGGCAATCAAAGTATTCTCGAACTCCGAATTCATCTCAATTATCTGTTCCTTCCGTCTTCTATGGTATATTAGAAAATTGTGCATTTATTGGGATTCATAGACTTTGTCTCACATTTATAGGACAATTTTACTCCTAacatcaatatttcaatatgCTTCGTTCTATATACGTCTTAAATGcttagaataaatataatttcgaTAAATTTCCCACTATTATGTATCATGTCAATATGCTTCGTTCAATATACGTGTTAAattcttgaaataaaaatataatttcgatAAATTAACCAATGTTATGTATCATATCAGCTCAAACATggattttgaatagaatatgttTGTGAGGAGTGAGGAACTAAAGAACAATTTGGAACGTCGTTATTGTTGTGGAAATGATATGATTAATatacatattgaatgaaaacaaatAACCAAGACAATCATGAttcaacacaataataaaacacACTGGATTACTGGACCAATCAATTCTGTTCACTAAAGGTTATGAATGGTCTAACAACAGTAACTGGTatcatgaataattttgatAGACCAatcgttttcattcaaatatgaaatatatatcaACCAAGACTATAGGTAAAAAGTTGGAGTTGAGAAAGCCCCCCGAAAACTCACTTGAAAGGGTTGGTGAGATTTCGACTTTACTTTCGAATGGTGCAATAACAAGTTCACATCAATAACAACAAAGACAGGAGTGCTATTGACTTTCTTCCACAAGTAAGGAGGCGGAATAGTCCATATATTTTCCCCTAAATGTTTCCTCGGGTCCTCCTTTGTTTTAAGAATAATTTCCACCTCAGATGCCCTTTTACCGAGTGTTTTCAGCAGTGAAAATAAGCTGGAGGTCTTTTCTTCTGTGTGAACTCAATTTGGAAAGGCAAGGTCTCTGAAGTGCTGAACAAAGTAGAAAATAACGCATTCTCCGTTTGCGTGGGATAACACAGAAAGATGAACACTGAGTTTTTGACGCTTATTTTTGAGTGGTTTATCCACAGTTACAAGATGGTAGGGAACCTTTCATCTACATAGAAACTCTCTTGACTTGCAACAAAATTGTTAGTGTAATGCATATTACACACTcacattttcaaatatttttgctaTGGAGAATGTTAATGCATCTTTCTCCTAAAAACATCAACATCACTAGATATATGGATAGGACTCTATAACATCGGTATTCATAATCGAATCAGACTGGAATATTGTTAAGAATATTTTTCTGACTTTGAGAAAATTCAACAAGCTTCATAAGACAGAGTATATATTTGATATACTCTGTCATATAAAGCTTTCaaagattaaatatttgaaagagTTTAAAACTATTACAAAAAAAGTGAATGTACAAAAACAAAAAGAAATAActggaaaaatattgataaactatTCACTACATTGCGATGACAGGTGTAGATCAGAGCATCAGAAGTCATACAAATTGAATACTataacaattaattattggtTGCCAGGGATGATTCAGCAATGCTTGGAAGAACTATCAGTTGCAATCAGTCCAAACAATGAAACGAAGAAACTTTCTCCAATTGCTTTaagaaaaaattccaaaaatcaaCTTCAGCATCGCTTAGaatattgttatcattattttctgcAATTTATTATCGAGATATATTCTATCAGAAGAGTTTttgtgaatgaaatgaaataaaataaattaataaatgaaatgagattGAATATAAAGTACATACGAAGATAAAGTAACGGGTTTAAATTTGACAGAGTCTAGGCACATTTGTGAATAAGATGAATCGAATAGCAATTGAATTGTAAATGTTATAGAAAAAGTATAGCAAaatgaaatattgttatttatacTTGTTGTTGATCTGAGCTAATAATTGTAATCAAACCACAGTATCTATGTTTTTGAACCCAACTCTAAAATGGATTCACTACAAATATTTGTTTGGTGAATTATTATAGTATCAGTTGATGTAAAGATATGAATGAAGATTAATCTTGTCTGAGAAAAAGTTCTCTACCTTTTTTCTCCTTGGTCACATTTCGTTCCtccacttgaaaaaaaaatattatttagaaatgaattctaattgaatataaatactaagaaattgtcaaaaaaccacagatttattgctACTTATAAAGACCGGTTtcgttgttacaccattgtcaatctctgataccggtgagtttatcagagattgacaatggtgtaacaaccgaaaccggtctttctaagtatcaataaatctgtggttttcgacaatttctttgtgttttcattcaatatgaataattaccacaatatcaacttctcaactacacaaaaagtgaaaaaatgaatttcacaGCGAGGGTACAACGATTCTGATCATGTACAGCTGCCCATTATAGTTATTTGGAAAGGATGAAAACTTCCATTATTATGCTTAATCTTCATTTTCCTGACAATATTATACGAATGAAAAAACACACAATGGTGAAAAGTAGTAAGCCAAATGGCATTATATATTCAGCTTCAATgcagaatgaattgaatgaatgagaatgaattaagttgtagATTGAATGAGACAATACTTCAAATTGAGTTTGAGATCAATTCATATTTCTAAGCACAATTCTCATCAACCACCAATCTACATAcagattaaaataatattcccAAGTCAATAGAAAGACACGGAGCAAGAATCCAGAGCATGAAAATTTAGAATCTGGCTACAATATTGTGGCATTATCGTAGATGATAACGTTCAAACTCCTGTTTCTGACAGTGAATGGGGAGCTTCAGGCAATAGAACCAAACTATGGAGAAACTACGGTTGAAAGCCTGAAAGCACTCAATTCATTTGACGGAACAGTGATTCAGTTCCATTCCGAGATTATTTTAGGATCCTGCTTTATAAGATTACGAGTTTCATCATTCGACCATAAGGATGGATTCATCCTTATTCACGAAAATCATTGGCTgtagttgaaaaacaaattaactCGTATTCAAATAAGTGTTGAAATTTCAGTGGAAAAATACATGATAcacataatacttgaaatgcATAAAAATGATACAACATTAAACGTCTACCACTATCATGATATTACAATTTATGACACTTCCTTCCCATATCTGATGAAATAGTGTTTTTCTTATGTTGAGTGTAGGAGGAGAATAATGAAGTCACCATCAACCTCTAtaaaacttttttctcaaagagGGTACCATAGTGTTTTTTTACAAATAAGAAATTTAGTAGCCCTGAATATATACGATTTTAGAATGAATAAGCCTGAGTGCATGATTCAGAATTATAGGCCTATCTATCCGTGATTAATAGGAAACTTATCTCCAtgattataatatcatattgttgTTATCGTTTAACTCTTCTCTGATTGCAGATTTGAAGATGATCGAGCATTATCTCCACTCGTCCACTTTTGAGGATAGGAGAAGTGGAGCGAGATCAGCCAGCCGCGTTGAAAACTAGCAGCAATGGAGTACGACTACCCGGAAGTAGTAACTTCGGCGAGCGGCCTCAGCCTCAACCAGAGCAACTCGAGTCTCGCCAAGGATGACGTCACAGCACCTTGCCCTGTCGAGGAACAAACTTTGTACCTAGTCCTCGGAACCGAGATGGCCGTGCCGCTATGGGAAGCCCTCGCGTCACTGTTACTCTTGGGATTCATTATAGTTGGAACAATTGTCGGCAATATCCTAGTGATACTGAGTGTTTTCACACATAAACCGTTGAGAATAGTTCAAAACTTTTTCATAGTATCGCTTGCATTAGCTGACCTGACAGTCGCTCTCCTGGTGCTCCCCTTCAATGTGGCTTACAACTTACTCGGGCGCTGGGTGTTCGGCATCTACGTCTGCAAAATGTGGCTGACTTGTGATGTCATGTGTTGTACGGCTTCCATTCTCAATCTGTGTGCAATAGCATTGGACAGGTACTGGGCGATTACGGACCCCATAAACTACGCTCAGAAACGGACAATGAAAAGAGTTGTGTTGATGATATCAGTGGTGTGGATACTGTCAGCTGTGATCAGTTCACCACCTCTGATCGGCTGGAATAATTGGCCTGATGAGTTCGACCCGACTACTCCTTGCCAGCTGACCAGTCAGCCTGGGTATGTCATCTATTCATCTTTGGGCTCGTTCTACATCCCACTGCTCATCATGACCATCGTGTATGTGGAGATATTCGTGGCCACGAGGCGTCGGCTGAGGGAGAGAGCCAGAGCATCCAAGTTAAATGCTGTCAAGCAGAGTTTCACCAACCAACAAAACTCGATCAAGGAGCGGCAGTCGCCCCTGGACCAGGAGTCGGTGAGCAGTGAGACCAATCATAACGACGATCCGCACAGGAAGAGCAAGGAGAAAcgcaagaaaaagaagaggaagaaacagGAGTGCAAGAAAAGTGAGAACAAGGGCAACAAGTATTTGCTTCCGATGCCAGCTCAGGAGGACTCGGTAACTGATCTACATCAGGAGGTTGTGTCCAACAACTCCAATCGAGGGATTGAGGGTATCAACAATACTTCAACTACCACTACAACTACAACGACAACAACATCCACTACTAACACAGTTGGTGAGCGGGAGCATGTGGTGGTGACCCCAGTAATGATAATGCCAGCCACCCAGAAACGCACTAACACTGTCCACCAGTTTATCGAGGAGAAGCAGAGGATCTCTCTGTCCAAAGAGCGCCGCGCTGCTCGCACTCTGGGCATCATCATGGGTGTGTTTGTGGTCTGCTGGCTTCCATTTTTCCTCATGTATATCATCCTCCCATTCTGCGAGTCCTGTTGCCCTTCCAACTCCTTCATCAACGTCATCACTTGGCTAGGCTATATCAACTCTGCTCTCAATCCTATAATCTACACCATTTTCAACCTGGATTTCAGAAGAGCTTTCAAGAAGCTACTTCACATGAAACCATGATGAATAATGAACTTCTCAATTGAGAATCGTTGTAATAGGTAATCACGTCTCATCGGAATATAGCATGAACTGACCACTCCAGAAACTATAAGCAAATTGAACTTCTCAGAGGTTTGAGTGCCATCACCTCTTCTAATCAATTACTACTCCTATAAAATAATACACAATAATTGTAATCGTTAGTGTAAATTATATCATGTTGTTGTGTTTGCTTTTGGATAATTTGGTATTCGCATGATGTACTTGAATCATTACAGATTTTATAGAAATTTTTTTATGAACTCACACTTCCTAATGATACATCGCATGATATATTATTCAGTATATCATGGATTCATCTGACGTATCAAGTTCTATTCACACTTGAATGTTAAACTTGAATAATCACTTATTTGTGCAATAATGATAATAGCATTTCGTTCATTTCTACAACGATTTCCACTACCTCAATGTGAGatttcattttttccagttttatattGTTCTCACCTattatattatctcaatatatCAGGTTGGATATTCTAATTTTGGATGATCAAAGAAACGTCGTCTTTGTTCATGAAAGCTGACTTTTTACTATATGATTATTGATGATTCTATGTTGTTGTGGACTAGTAGATATTGGATGAacacgacttgatattgtcaaaaacactaatttttcaaaagaattTGAGGTACTATTCTCGGTTGTAACACCGTTATCAATCTACAGTAAACCGGAAGCTCCAACATTGAGCAAAAGAGTATAATATAGCAGgggtgaagccctacgattggccaatAGTGTTGTTTACCAATGAAGGCTGAGCCctactgtcattggccaagACAAGGCACGCCCAAGTAtgtcaaccttcattggtcaacagatATTGACTAATCATAGGTCTTCATTCAGTATTCTACTGTTTAATATTTAGGCCTTCAGTTTACTTGATATTGATTCTTTTTATATTAGAGCTGCAAATGACGaaaaattcacagccaataTGGCTGATTGTAACAAACGTAACAAGtatctcaaattattattttgaatcagagtttttgtcaatttcattcactACAATAGGTGGTTGTTAGTGCTTCCCTCTTGATTGAGTGGTCGAGACATATTCTTCCCTTCTACAGTTTGTGTATCCTTGACGGAATAATAACATGATTAGCTAATCATTCCTCTACAAAAAATAGGCGGGAGACCGCTAATGACAAtgattatgaaatgaaatgaaaaaatactttattaggcggagttaggattattattattttaaatatcaataaaatattattttataataattatgaaatataatattaatatatttcgtTGAACATACACTGCTATACAAGTCTAtcataaattgatttttcagcTCGTGTATTTCTACCAGATTCGatatgtaaataattattactgtttggATATTTCCACcgtgttcaaatatttttgtatgcaTAAGTGAGAAGgtgattaaatgtttataagTAGTGTGTTTTGTCAATGCTCATGAGGAATTTGTGATATTGTCAATAATGTGAGCTCTCAATGAACTCTTATCTCTTATATAAATAGGTGGTTTGGAAAGAAATCATTCAATTACAATATATGGATagcaatatatatattattgagatGCTTTCCAGTTCTATATCACGTCTGTAAAGATATATTAATAGTAATATATAACTTACGATTCATAAAATGAGTTATGCAACTCACATGAACATTTTATAGTTCATGATTCATAGTAGTTCATGATAGTTATATGATTTCTCTCATCGAAAGAGTCATATCCCATATAATTTATCAGTATGAGAGAGTTATAGGATTCCattgaaatcattattattgtaaaaagcATGTCAATACATGTGATTACAGTTCTCCAGGTGATAATTGATTATCTATTCATTGGattatttattactattattattcagaTTATTCATaatctattgattattttatttatttgaataaacctTGCTTTATTTACAAACAAATAACtatgaaagaaaaataatacatttccaGTCAGTCTACAAATATAATAGAATCCAGATAAGtatgagataaaaaataatctttttGGCAGAGGGTGAAGAGTTGTTGCATTTCAACTTGTGCTCTGTTATTCATTGTAATAAACAATTTCAAACCTAAAATTGATATGAGTGGTCTGTATGGTCTAGTATGGATTGAGTAGTCTTCAATCTTGGAGATACtgagaaacaaaaaatcaacaatttcaAGTGCCAATTAGTTTAGTGTGTGAACTAGGATTTTGGATTCAAAAgctaatatcaaaattattatgtctAGTAGAAAAATGAGATTTCTTTGAATGATTACAATTGTAGAATGTTCTGTTAATAAGCCACGCACACACACTTCGTTTCTTGTTCGTATGATATTTTGCCGTCGTTATGAGTTGTACTAGATTAAACggtacttgacaaacatcaaCTGTTTGAAGTTCTAAATATaaaaccatagccacctctaatacagaggTATGTATtgagaggtggctatgataaaaCCCACCTGGTACTACCTGGTACGATGATGAAAATCGCATAtctataaaaatgtaatattttcacattgaaagtttcattagaatttgaatagtaTAGAAGAGTTATATGAAATTCAGTACAGTGTTTCCGATTCGCTCAATGATTGTAATCACGCTACATACACCCAATATAACAGTAGTCACTTGATTGGATAAACTTCTGGCTGGATGTTTATtcaatggatgaaatttaatgCAAAGTTATATCAAGAGTTCTATAATTTTTTccttgtaaataaattataaaagattcTGAAGGCTGtaacaatacctactattacttatcattataaatagaaataatagtaggtattggctgTAATTAGATTTATGAGGGAAATATATTTAGTCCACATGGAAAAGTGCTTAATGTAGAGAGGATGCTGTGCTAGGTTAATTAAAACTGTTGTTCAATGATTTTACGAGTGTTGTATTTTGAATGTACTGGGAATGTAAATTTTGTGAATAACTAATTGTATATTTTGGTCAAAATTTTATGTGAGCGATGTTTCATAGATTTCGTAgattaaaataaattgtataaacATGTAAAAATCATATCTTTCCTGCACAAGGTTTCCTGTTTTAATATTTTCTGAGCCCAGGTATTAAAAAAG
Above is a window of Nilaparvata lugens isolate BPH chromosome 4, ASM1435652v1, whole genome shotgun sequence DNA encoding:
- the LOC111057212 gene encoding tyramine receptor 1, whose protein sequence is MEYDYPEVVTSASGLSLNQSNSSLAKDDVTAPCPVEEQTLYLVLGTEMAVPLWEALASLLLLGFIIVGTIVGNILVILSVFTHKPLRIVQNFFIVSLALADLTVALLVLPFNVAYNLLGRWVFGIYVCKMWLTCDVMCCTASILNLCAIALDRYWAITDPINYAQKRTMKRVVLMISVVWILSAVISSPPLIGWNNWPDEFDPTTPCQLTSQPGYVIYSSLGSFYIPLLIMTIVYVEIFVATRRRLRERARASKLNAVKQSFTNQQNSIKERQSPLDQESVSSETNHNDDPHRKSKEKRKKKKRKKQECKKSENKGNKYLLPMPAQEDSVTDLHQEVVSNNSNRGIEGINNTSTTTTTTTTTTSTTNTVGEREHVVVTPVMIMPATQKRTNTVHQFIEEKQRISLSKERRAARTLGIIMGVFVVCWLPFFLMYIILPFCESCCPSNSFINVITWLGYINSALNPIIYTIFNLDFRRAFKKLLHMKP